The Candidatus Rokuibacteriota bacterium sequence CCGCGAGCAGGCCCGCAAGCAGCGCGATTTCGCCGAGGCCGACCGGCTGCGCGACGAGCTGACAGAGCTCGGCGTCACGCTCAAGGACTCGCGCGACGGCGGCGGCACCAGGTGGACGCTCGGGTCATGAGCGCGGCCGACGCCGAGGATACCCCTCTCTCCGGGCGCAACCCCGTGCTCGAGCTCCTGCGGGCCCAGAGCCGCCGGGTGGAGGAGGTCGCCATCCTTTCCGAGGGCCGCGGCCCCGCGCTCCAGGACCTCCTGGGCTTGGCCAGGCGCCTTGGCGTCAAGGTCTCCTACCGGACCCGCGACCAGCTGACGGCCATCGCGGGCACCCCACACCATCAAGGCGTGGTTGCGCGGGTCGCGGGCGCGAATTACGCTTCTCTCGATGAGCTGCTGGCCATACCCGGGCAGCGGGGCGAGCCGGCCTTCTTCCTGGCCCTGGACCAGATCCAGGATCCACGCAACCTGGGAGCCATTCTGCGCTCCGCCGAGGCGACCGGAGCGCACGGAGCCATCGTGCCCAAGCACCACGCCGCCGGGGTTACCGCCG is a genomic window containing:
- the rlmB gene encoding 23S rRNA (guanosine(2251)-2'-O)-methyltransferase RlmB — protein: MSAADAEDTPLSGRNPVLELLRAQSRRVEEVAILSEGRGPALQDLLGLARRLGVKVSYRTRDQLTAIAGTPHHQGVVARVAGANYASLDELLAIPGQRGEPAFFLALDQIQDPRNLGAILRSAEATGAHGAIVPKHHAAGVTAAAAKSAMGAVEYLPVARETNLVQTIEILKKDGVWIVGAVVKGGQAPWEVDLSGPICLVLGGEGPGVRPLVAKSCDFLTSIPMRGKIGSLNVSAAAAVLCYEVERQRLAKQAKLS